The region GCTGATGTTTGTATTGGTAGGATAATTCCCACCGCCGTTCAGTGTACTTCGCGCAATGGGATAGGGCGAATTGACGGTTATGGTCGTGTTGTCTTCCGTAGCTACTACGAGAAATGAACTGTAAGCACCATCCGGGGTATTCCAATCTTGATTATTCCATCGAGTCTGGAAAGGCACATAAAATTCCTCGCCCAATGCATTTCTGCCTTTCAGAGAAAATATATCCGGATTGTTATTTCCGCTGACCATCACGGTGGTATCTGTTTCATCAACACGGGCAATCTCATAGTACGCTTTAATTTCCGGTGGCATATCGCCACTGGGACTTTTCGACCGGATGAGTATGGATGAACTGTCCCTGGTATCCCAGAAACGGTTAGTAAGGTTATTCTGCACATAGCTGGGGGGAAGAACCACACTTTCGGTCTCGCCTGCAGGGATGATACCCTGATAAATCAGGCTCCCGCTGGAAGGTCTGGTAATGGTTACCTCAGCATCGCGATC is a window of Bacteroidales bacterium DNA encoding:
- a CDS encoding IgGFc-binding protein; this translates as MRSVKFFLLGFFILLSLKGSFAQTDSTFWFAVPYATPHHVTETGGVIRLTTIDRDAEVTITRPSSGSLIYQGIIPAGETESVVLPPSYVQNNLTNRFWDTRDSSSILIRSKSPSGDMPPEIKAYYEIARVDETDTTVMVSGNNNPDIFSLKGRNALGEEFYVPFQTRWNNQDWNTPDGAYSSFLVVATEDNTTITVNSPYPIARSTLNGGGNYPTNTNISITLDRGESYKLTPQRKSSGSDVISVDADERIRGTHVTSDKPIAVTTGDDSDRKDNAYDFIGDQLVPIDNLDGDQVIGHEYLVMRGQVDGD